One window of the Klebsiella sp. WP3-W18-ESBL-02 genome contains the following:
- the iutA gene encoding ferric aerobactin receptor IutA → MTIKKSLWALNPLLLAMMAPAVAQTTDDESMVISANRSNRTVAEMAQTTWVIENAELEQQIQGGKELKDALAQLIPGLDVSSQSRTNYGMNVRGRPLVVLIDGVRLNSSRTDSRQLDSIDPFNIEHIEVISGATSLYGGGSTGGLINIVTKKGQPETQVEFEAGTKSGFNSSKDHDERVASAVSGGNDHIAGRLSVAYQKFGGWYDGNGDATLLDNTQTGLQYSDRLDVMGTGTLNINDTQQLQLVTQYYKSQGDDDYGLNLGKDFSALTGKSKPYVSSGLSSDRIPGTERHLMSLQYSNSDFLGQELVGQVYYRDESLKFYPFPSVDKNFNLTSFSSSQQDTNQYGAKLTLNSTPLDGWQLTYGLDADHERFTSNQMYFDKQKANASGGLNNQQIYTTGRYPSYDISNLAAFLQSSYDINEIFTLSGGVRYQYTENRVDDFVGYNEQRLIADGSARSADAIPGGSTDYDNYLFNAGLLVHLTERQQTWFNFSQGVELPDPGKYYGRGQYGKAVNGHLPLVNSVNVDDSKLEGIKVNSYELGWRYTGDNLRTQIAAYYSLSDKNVQANKDLTISVVDDKRRIYGVEGAVDYFIPDSDWSAGGNFNVLKTESKVDGSWQKYDVKVASPSKATAYIGWAPDPWSLRVQSTTSFKLSDDAGNEIDGYTTVDLLGSYALPVGKLSFSIENLFDRDYTTVWGQRAPMYYSPGYGPASLYDYKGRGRTFGMNYSVLF, encoded by the coding sequence ATGACGATCAAAAAGAGCCTCTGGGCGCTCAACCCTTTACTTCTCGCCATGATGGCACCCGCGGTGGCGCAAACTACCGATGATGAAAGCATGGTGATCTCCGCCAACCGTAGCAACCGCACGGTAGCGGAAATGGCGCAGACCACCTGGGTGATTGAAAACGCCGAACTGGAGCAGCAGATACAGGGCGGTAAAGAGCTCAAAGATGCGCTGGCCCAGCTGATCCCCGGCCTTGACGTAAGTAGCCAGAGCCGCACCAACTACGGCATGAACGTACGCGGTCGCCCGCTGGTGGTGCTGATTGACGGCGTACGCCTCAACTCTTCGCGCACCGACAGCCGCCAGCTGGACTCCATAGACCCCTTCAATATCGAACATATTGAAGTCATCTCCGGCGCGACCTCGCTGTACGGCGGCGGCAGTACCGGTGGCCTGATTAATATCGTGACCAAAAAGGGCCAGCCGGAAACTCAGGTGGAGTTTGAAGCCGGTACGAAAAGCGGCTTCAACAGCAGCAAAGATCACGATGAACGCGTTGCCAGCGCCGTTTCAGGCGGCAACGATCATATTGCCGGACGGCTGTCGGTGGCGTATCAGAAGTTTGGCGGCTGGTATGATGGCAACGGCGATGCCACCCTGCTGGATAACACCCAAACCGGGCTGCAGTACTCCGACCGTCTCGATGTGATGGGTACCGGCACGCTGAATATCAATGACACCCAGCAGCTACAGCTGGTGACGCAGTACTATAAAAGCCAGGGAGACGATGACTACGGCCTGAACCTGGGGAAAGATTTTTCTGCCCTCACCGGTAAAAGCAAACCGTACGTCAGCAGCGGCCTCAGCTCCGACCGTATTCCCGGTACCGAACGCCACCTGATGAGCCTGCAGTATTCCAACAGCGATTTCCTCGGCCAGGAGCTGGTCGGTCAGGTTTACTATCGCGATGAATCCTTGAAGTTCTACCCTTTCCCGAGCGTGGATAAAAACTTCAACCTGACAAGCTTCTCGTCATCGCAGCAGGACACAAACCAGTACGGCGCGAAGCTAACGCTCAACAGCACGCCGTTGGACGGCTGGCAGCTCACCTACGGACTGGATGCCGATCACGAGCGCTTCACCTCTAATCAGATGTATTTCGATAAGCAAAAGGCCAACGCCTCCGGCGGCTTAAACAACCAGCAGATATACACCACCGGACGCTACCCGAGCTACGATATCAGCAACCTGGCCGCGTTCCTGCAGTCGAGCTACGATATCAACGAAATCTTCACCCTCAGCGGCGGCGTGCGCTACCAGTACACCGAGAACCGCGTCGACGATTTCGTGGGCTACAACGAGCAACGTTTAATTGCCGACGGCAGCGCCCGTTCCGCCGACGCCATTCCCGGCGGCTCAACCGACTACGATAATTACCTCTTTAACGCCGGTCTGTTAGTACACCTTACCGAGCGCCAGCAGACGTGGTTTAACTTCTCTCAGGGCGTCGAACTCCCGGATCCGGGTAAATACTATGGTCGCGGGCAATACGGAAAGGCGGTGAACGGCCATCTGCCGCTGGTGAACAGCGTCAACGTCGACGACAGCAAGCTCGAAGGGATCAAGGTGAACTCCTACGAACTCGGCTGGCGCTACACCGGCGACAACCTGCGCACGCAGATCGCCGCCTACTACTCGTTGTCCGACAAAAACGTGCAGGCGAATAAAGATCTGACCATCAGCGTGGTGGACGATAAGCGCCGCATCTACGGCGTAGAGGGCGCGGTGGATTACTTTATTCCAGACAGCGACTGGAGCGCCGGGGGAAATTTCAACGTACTGAAAACCGAATCAAAGGTGGACGGCAGCTGGCAGAAATATGACGTGAAGGTGGCGAGCCCGTCGAAAGCGACGGCCTACATCGGCTGGGCACCGGACCCGTGGAGCCTGCGCGTGCAGAGCACCACGTCCTTTAAGCTGAGCGATGATGCAGGTAATGAGATTGATGGCTACACGACGGTCGATCTGCTTGGCAGCTATGCGTTGCCGGTAGGGAAACTGAGCTTTAGCATTGAAAACCTCTTTGACCGCGACTACACCACCGTCTGGGGACAACGTGCGCCGATGTACTACAGCCCGGGCTATGGCCCTGCCTCGCTGTATGACTACAAAGGCCGTGGCCGGACGTTTGGGATGAACTACTCAGTACTGTTCTGA